TTCAATACAAGCTAAGAATTTCAACATTGGCAGTTAAGATCGTTCAGTGGAAGTCTATGAAACATTAAAACTCACACAATTTACAAAGTATAGCTATAAAAATGTAAGGTACAAACAGTAATTTTTAAATTGTTGAAttcagaaaataaaaaataaaataagttgcccggttgccttaaaatttactttttctacgcggtttggctgttcctccacacgcaaacgctgtatccggttactaaaaccagacttttttgaaaactccggccagggtgaagatttttagaagctccggttacagcgttgtcgtgtagatggtgaaaccggagatttcggctttttaaattgaagtgcgcgGCGTTCTCTCCTGTTTGATatcagattttccacatctccttttgatttacgtgagtcgattctatgcggtggactccactaacagcgcttatcacatgtatatcctacagatacatgttcagttatttcattatattgcagaacaaaggcgccagaatgcaataatacaaaatagtaaagcaagctattacagtccacttcggccctgcacctgtgtatacagttacctgtcagtgagtccaaagcaaaggaacttgtaggaagtgtttcacttgagcccatggcatccctcagtcagtgcaatgtgcatcggtgcacgggtgcagtgaatgggacccatgtggaaatcaggcagccaatcatagcgtaggcctagttttgcgttctcatgtggacagaattttttttaaaaccgtgcttgtgtggacacgattgttttttaaaacggaggaggaaaaactccggtaataaaaatacccgtgtacgtgtggactaggccttagagttcattgaaattaaaaatttgagttaatacaatgaacaaatATGAGAATTTACAAcctctatttaaatattattaaaatattttgtaaacatATTGGGTGATTGTATGCGTTTAATTTGtgaagtgaaacatgccaaatgatttatcaaattttttatgtggttcagacaataatattttgagttttatatttattaaaccattttccttcattgtatcaactgacatttttaatttcaataaactcaaaattttaaggcaaccaggttacttacttttttaagttaaacaaaaaatattgttttgggGAATGACTCCCCTATCATGAAAATGGGGAGTGTTCGGGAAACCTGTTTGAAAAAGTCCTTTATTTAGCAATCTGCAAAAATGGCATAGGAATTACACCTTTTTCACATTTCAGCATTGATTTGTTCCAAAACCCACTGAGGTGGATTTTAAGCCAGTCTATAGGCTACATATAGTACATAAATCCTTAAAAAAGGCAATTTAGCTTGGCAACCGATGTTacagtgcattctgggatgtAAACCAGTCTCAGAACGTAGTTTGTAGTGTGGAAACCCCCTCTCTATCATACTAGCTGCAGAAACATTTTGGAGTTTCAGTGTGCTGTCTCCGTGATTACAACCGGTCCAGATTTTAGTCAGACCGAATGTGTTTGCATCATATCTTCAAATCTCTGTGTACTTTGATTAAATGTGCTGGAGTGTTCAGCCATATTGTGAGGCCACATCAGGCGAGACTTAAAACAACAGTTACTTCACGCAAGAATACGGTATCTGGAAAAGATGGCATTGATCGTAAATCTGGATCCGTGTGAGGTGGCTGCAAGAGAATGTACTCGAGACACAGACAATTTACCTCCTCTAACATGTCCagatatttttgtatatttagtcTTATGCTTATACAGAGGCTTAGTTTCgtaattttaaagggatacttcaccgctttttcatattaaactgttattccgttaactaagacgagttgatacatacctctctcgtctcagtgcgtccacttaatcgctctgacgcgtggtgacgatctgatagcgtTTAGCtcagcccactaagcccagttcattcattatggaaccaaacagagatcaagttagaagcgaccaaacacctccacgtttcccctatttaaatacagttacaggAATTGAActatcaagtatggtgacataaaataaaacatgacgCTTTGCTAAGCgaattaaaaaggagaactaaattgtatggcggaatagcacttctgagagtactttgactcaGCGCTGTAAAAAGTCCCAACTGAataatcctccctcacatctctcCCTCCCCCCTAATGACAGAAATGGGacggggagatgtgagggaggatttttcaggcgtgactttttactgcgccgagtcgaagtactctcagtagtgctattccgccatacattatatgtctcctttttaatccgcttagaaaagtgccacgttttagtttatgtcatcatacttgatcgttcaactattcgtgtaactgtatttaaataggggaaacgtggaggtgtttggtcgcttctaacttgatctctgtttggtaccatagtgaatgaactgggcttagtgggctaagctaaatgctatcagatcgtcactgcccgtcagagagattaagtagacgcactgagacgagagaggtatgcatcaactcattttagttaagggaataaaagtttaatatgaaaaagcggtgaagtatccctttaaatatggaAGTCCACAAATGGCTGGATCCATGATATGGAACCGCCGAGTTGTGAAAACACTATCGTTCGTAGGCAAAGGTGTGTATCATCTTGATAACCTACCTGTGATTAATGAAACATACATCTTTACACAATATTTAATCCGAAAATATACACTTTCAATTATCTTTGCCATTTTTTCCCATCAGCCACCAGAGCCATGACTTCGCTCTCCCAAACTCAATCCTAGGTAATCCCAGAATGCAGTGAGATGGTGGATGAGGTGAGAAAGGtataacaaacttaaaattaatatttcagTAAATGTATTTCTCAACAGAATGTTGCATTTAGTGTAGCAACATGCTAGTATCATCATGGCACAGTGAGTCATGAACACGGAACATTCCTCTTTTAATATGGTATAAGAAATCAGTTTTGAAAGTAccatgtaaaacattttaatgattaAGGACAACGTGGGTGTTTGCTCAGTTAAACTCCATTTTAATACTGAAATACGACCGTGTGGCATCAAGATAGCACAGCCTGAGGAAAACCACTGGGTTTTTTGGGAGGGTATATTGAACACTCAGCACATTTAATCAAAGTACACAGAGTTTTGAAGATATGACGCAAACACATTCGGTCTGACTAAAAGCTGGACCGGTTGTAATCACGGAGACAGCACACTGAAACTCCAAAATGTTTCTATAGCATGTTGGTACAGCTAGTATGATACAGAGGGGGTTTCCACACTACAAACTACAGAGGGATTTGTAAGTCACATGACTGTTATTCGCACTGTATTCGCGTATCGTAGTGTGCACACACACTGACTTTGACTGACGGATTTGGTCAACGTGTTGCACCCTGAAAGGCGCCTTCCTGTTTTTTGATATTGTGGTAAGATTTACAGTATGTAACATCCCCTCGGCTTTATACGTGCACCCATGTCTGTCAGTGAAAACAACCACAACACAAGCACTTTCACTATGTGCTGTGGTACTCAGAAATAGTGTAAGTCTTTAATTACTgttaatttaattttgatttgCTACATCAGAACTTTACTAACCAAACATGACATTCAAATGGttaaaacaaaacattgtatattttatattaaatcacTTTTAGACTGTAAATAGTCTTTCTAAAGATTTACCAGTTGGAGACATTGCACTGGTAAGTGGTAACTGGTCTATATGCTTCCAGAATGCttcaaaataaagaaagaaaaaaaggttgttCTGCCCCCATGTGGCTGATAACAGTagtgtaaaataaatgtatacaagTGCCATTGAATCAATTTGTACTGTATcccacaaaatataaatatagtatGTACTCCATAGAAACTAACCACACAACATTACTTTGAGATCTGAGGCAAAAAAAGACGAAAGAAactgaggaaaaactccgtaTTTTTATTTGAAGCTTACAGAGTTTAACGCTCTCAACATATGCACTCTACCATATTGTATAAAAAGTACAAACAGGAAAGACAATGTAAACATCAACACAATATAAAATACAGGCAGAGTGTAATAGCAGTAAAGGTGCAGTCACACTAGACTTTTCATACGCATCTGAACGCATGAATGTAAGTACATACTAAGAATAAGATGTCTTATGCTTTGTTTTGACCTGACAATTGGTATAACAAAAACACAATTAACTAACGTACCTAAATGTCACAGATTGACCTTTTCGCTCAATGCAAAGCAAAGAATAGATACTTCAAAGTTGTATGGCCTGCAGAGCTCCTGCAAAATGGAGTAgataatataacattttaatgtattgttattttacaATTGATTCAAACAGATAATATAATTTCCTGTTGCCCATATTTGTTCTGAAGTAATTTACCATGCACAAAGTCTAGTGTGACCGCATCTTAATTCCTAAATGCGCAGTGTATACAGTATGGAGGTTCAGTAATGGTTTTTGAGGTGTCAGTCTAGAGGAATCCCTGGCTTGATGTGGGAAATCTAGTGTTTTTCTGGAGTTAATTGAAGTCTTGTATAAAAAAGACATACAAAACACCCTTATTGTAGGgttaaaaaatatacaattaaatgtatgtatgtCATAAAAAATTGAGGCCGAAAAACAGCCAGTATACTGTCCATTTCACTGCTTTAGTCAAGTTCAACTGTGAAATGTTCTGGAATGGAACAAATAATGAGTGTAATGTGAGAATAACCGTGAGGATAACTGTCATAAAAAATGGTAATGACAGTGCTATAATTAATAACAATGCATTTAAACTGGTAGAAAGGGAGAATCGAACAGAAGGGAAAGAAAAGAGTTGGGCGGAGCTAGAAGGCTTGCAGACACCTGCTACAGTACTGGGGGACGTAACTATCCCAGCATGCCGTGCATCTTGAAATGTGCTTGGATGGGGTAAAAAGAAAGCCATTTGAGTGCCATTAAGGTCAACGACCCTGTTTTAGTCTGTCAATGTGGAAGGTGAGTTTAAGTGCGGGACCCAACTTCAGCCCCATATATTTCATCATGACATCACTGCGGAGTAGGAGGAGAGCTTTGCCATCAATTTCCTGTGACAGAAGAGTATTGTCAGGACAAGACAATGTTTAGCATTTTATTGCACAAATAATAAGGCGGAATAAACCCATAAAATCTGTACATCatttacattaaattattttacttaattaaaaaGGCAGGGGCACACATTTAATAAGGACTTGTGCTGTGTTGAAACGGGAgctttgtatatatatatatatatatatatatatatatatatatatatatatatatatatatatatatatatatatatatatatatatatatatatatatatatatacacacacacacacaaaataaacaaaaggcTGCAAATGCATGCGCAAAGAATTCACAGCATTCTTTTACAGTATTGCTCTCATTAAATTGTATGTAGCCTGACAGACCTGCACTGCATATGATGAATTTAactgtattttcctttttgaaGTGACTCGAATCATATGTGAGCTATTCAAAACCATAATGGTAAACAGTGCACATCTTAAGTGTttcagctgaaggaaataatcTTTTATTTTTCTGCTTTAATATCGGTCAATTTTTATTATCGGTCCGATAACGATAACATGAACGATATATTGTGTATCCCTCATCACAAGCAATCACTTGGCTTAAATACGTGGTATTCACTGATTACAAATTGCTCTGAAAATGCGAGCCTGTAGACATCTGCATTTTGACTTTGAACATACAGTGCTCAAACTATTTTTTGAAGTTTAATAAATCACATTAGGCTGCATAATGATTCTTGTTTTTCTGTCCACAAatttaacttctgataaagacgttatataacatttaagaaatgtacttttgatGAATTTATATTTTATCAAACTTAATTCAGTACTTTTTAGCGACCTGCATGGACCCTGTATCCTTCACTTACATGTTTGCGGAAGAGGTCTGCATGTGGTCCAAGCTGAGGGTCGATGTCTCTGATGAACTGCATAACGTCATCCACCGTCCACAGGTTGGGGTCCTGTCCACTGGATCGCGGGCTTTCTCTTGAGCTCAGAAAGCGTTCAGAACCTAGGCAGCAGTCAAATCACCCTTTataagtttctttgttctgctgaacacaaaataagaaatttttaagattttttataaccaagcagagagagcaaccattAACTACCAATGGTCAATTGTTGctctctgcttggttacaaacattcttcaaaatatcatcttttgtgttcagcagaacaaagaaactcataaaggcttggaacaacttgagggtgagtaaatgatgactgtaGGGCAGAtcatctttgggtgaactatccctttaacagcaGCACTTGAGTTGTATGAACTACAAAAGTCTGCATAAACCATACAGAATCTCTGACTTTTTGTAACAGAGCATTCAGTGTCACAAATCTGCCTACATTTGATTAATAGCCTAGAAATAGTGCAGAAATAAAACTTTTCGGGTTTAAATTAGATTTGATTTTCACTGTAGGAATTTGTTTCAGTGTGCAAATGCTCTTCAAACGTGGGCTAATTTGTGTACCTGTTGAGCCCAGACGATGTAGTTTCCCTGGTGAGCTGCTATTCTGAGAGAGAGGACGCACTGACAAGCCATGAACAGGTGACAAATGTGTTTTCCCCAATACCTCAGAGCTGTTAACCCCATTCTCTATTAGGAAGGGCTCTAAGAGAGTGcaaaaatacacaaacacaccatTTAACACTTAAAAAAGAGAACACATCTAGATTACATTTTTTCTTAATTGCTTTGGATCAATTCTCAAACAAGTTCAGATCTTTGTTTAATTGGTTTCTTGTTCACATCAAATTTGAACTTCTTAGTGATTTAGGCAAATTGCATGTTGCACTGTTTAGAGCACTAGAGTATATGAAGGACCATATAGGTCCATAAGAAACGTAAACGCACTCGCTCCGCTCTAATTATGATCTATATGATCCATTTGGTGAGAGTTGTTAATCTCATCGCGGCTCTCCGCACAGAAAACGGTCTCATGTGCGCGCCGCGCCGCATGAAGTTTGAATTCTCTGCTGTAATCAAGgcctgaatctgaaatcgccccctataaccattatttgaggggacagccatttgtagtggtttGAGTGAACAGCCGATGTACACACAATGGAGATGCCCTCATTtttattcactccttcaagtgaacaaTATAAGTGGATAATGTAGGGAACAGTGAATGAGGCTTCAGTGGGCAATTTTGGATTCAGCTTTGCGATATCAGCTGTGTCCTCGCAACAGTGAAACGGGACCCCTCTCAAACGTGTCGTGCTGCTCTGCGTTCCAAAAGTTGTTTAAGCAACATATACCGGTAATTGCCGTATCATCAAAATTAATatcataacaaaaataaataccgGTATTCAGTATGAACCAGTATACCGCCCAGCACTAGTACAATTGTGTCTACAATTTGCACATGTAATTCACATTTGATCAAAACTGATGAGCTGATTCTCAGTTAAATTGTCAAACATTCTGTAGACATGCAATACAGTTCTGATGTTCCAACAAACAGTTGTGACAATTGCATGTAGAATTCAGAAAATGTTAGGACAAAGCACTGTTTTAGTAAATGCTGTTTTAGCACAGTGTGTAATACCTTCTGAAGAGATACGGTGGTTTTTAGTTATTTTGTGTGGTACAGGATTGCTATGGTAGGCGTCATGCTGAAGGAATCTCTTAATGTCTCGACCAGGTCCAGGACTTTCTGTAAAATTTCTTCTCTCTACAACATAAAAAAGGCCCTCTTTTTATGTCTGCACAACTGTAAGATTGTATTGAGTGACAGCAGACGTGTTTGCACGCATGAGCGCTGACCTGTGTACGTCCGGCTGTCATAGTGAACTCCTCCCAGAGGCACGGGCTGATTGCCGAACAATGGGTCGCAGTGCAGGTTGTGACAGAGTTTCTCCAGGAAGCGCAGCACATACGTCACACTGTTCACTGCCGGCAGTGTTAGAGTGTGGTGCTGCTGCTCAAAGTAGGCTGTAAAagtcaaatggacaaaactcTGTGGTTATTATTAGTCTATGATCAGTAAACAAAATATAAGAAATAGGTCTGCAAgactgatttaaataaaaaccgAAATCACAATATGGCTTAGTGTGCTTATCAAATGCAAATGGTgcaaatgaattaaataaataaatgtgctgCATGTTTCAGAGTGAAGCACAGCACTGTGTTCTGTAAATACTGCTCCTCAGAGAACACGACTCTGCATGAGCTCTGATTTTGTGTTTATAATGGGTATTTGGGATtacaactttattttatttgcatgttgaattaaaaataaaatacaactttTCATCTGCTTTTTTTCTATTAGCTTTGTGGGTCTGTGTGTGCTTGATACCTGATATGAGCTCTCCACCATGGCCTGGTTTGAGGCAGGAGAAGACTATGCTCTGGTTATGTGCAGAGTCAACACAGGCCTGAACACACTGCTGCAGCACAGAGGAAGCTCGGCCAGGCCCAAAGTGATCTGGCAGGGACTGGATACGTCGTGCATCCAGATGAGGACCTACTTTTCCATACTTATTCAAGTACACACATACTGAGACACAGGAAAGGTGTTAGGACTGAAAATGCTTTACCATGCTTTGCTATGgtaaattttaaaatatgtaagaATCTTGCAGTACCTGTAGGGGCCTGTAGGGCAGCGTTGGGAATGGTGGCGTTGTCCAGTGGAACTGAGCTAGTGTCTGGTTCTGGAGTGCTACTGCTTGGGGAGGTGGGCATAGGATTGGGTACCAATCGGGGCTTTCTCTGTATACAAAGAAATAAGCACAGTCAGGAGAAATttgcataaataaaaaatctgtttaTGCCTTATAGTTTTTGAGTCGCACCTTGCTACCAGGTTTGGGGCCTCTCTTTTTTGGAATTTTGATGGGTTCTGTTGGGATCTGCTGCACTTTCTGGGCCCAGCTGGCTGGCAGTTTCCCTCTGGGTTTGCTAATAGGTCTACCAGGACCTCCAATGGCTCCTTCAAGCCACGCCGTCCTTTTGGCCCAGCTTAGCTAGAAGAcaacataaaaatacaaaacgTTCAAACtatcaattaaaatatttcGGTAGCAATTCCATACATTAAAACACTAAACATATTTATACAAGATACTATTATTAATACAAATGATCTGATTATTAAACATTGTAAATAAACTGCAGCAATTAACATTTTGACAGGACCTCTAATAGATCACGTTATATTGCTTAGTTGTGGAAGATTTATAATCcaagtttaaaaacaaaacaaaaatgcaatgatttagttttaaaacaatctcaaaatattattcATGCTATTGTAACTGCAGTCTGTATACGGTAATTACATTCTATGACACTTCAGCATTGTAAAGATGGATTTTGTTAATACTTATTTCATTTGATTGCTAACACAACTATGGTATCTTATTTAGGGATGATACGAGTACTCGGGTGTCGGTCCAAAACTGTGCTCATGTACCCGTATTTGTAAAACTATCCCGATACAATCGGACCTGATACCATTTTATGGCAATGTATCTTCAGATGCGGAGCCACGTGAAAAGTAATTTTTGCTGTGCacacattattattaaagggttacttcagcgattaacatatggctttctatcagtagaaaccctggagtatattcaaatgatcgtgctcccccctctcatatctccctgagacgagagattttttttctggaaaaattactccggtGCCGCAAATATCGTCGATTTGCGTAATCAgtaaaatgtttggccagacgctaaagactacagccagcagagggagccatttccacatgttttcaactcgcacagggggatggggtcgcactcacagctcggctcaggcattcatgaaaacggtgcggccggcggagcaaagtgagtattttatcttctcaagttaattcctatgaaagttaatcttccaaaggcatgaactgaaaacgtgccagactgaactcgtgctgagaactactgccgcgagcgtggacgcgtttacctcagctctcatcaccaGAGCTCATTCATATTTTCATATTGTGAGGACTCTAAATACTTGTATACCTTGCTTCCTGGTTTGGGGCCTCGTTTTTTGGGAATTTTAATAGATTCCAGTTCCTTTTCAGAACCGGGTGTTCCTTTCTGACCCCAGGGCCCAGATAGTTTGGTTTTCTTGCGGCCAGGCTTGCGTTTCTTCTGGGGTGGTGGTCGACCAGGCGTAGGGGTCATGCCTGTCCCTTCTATGCCACCATCTGGTAGGGCACCAAGTGCACCTAACATCTTTGGTAACCCAACtgctaaaaaataaatcaataaataaaaaaaataaaagagaaaaagaaaggtCAAACTggacaatacaatacaatgtgCAGCAATAAACAGAAATAGAAAATGAAGAGAGAAAGGCTTTTTCTGCAGAGCAAAGATTTTTCTTTAAGccattttaataaagaaacaagttGTGTTACACATTTTAGCTGCTGGTGTCCTCTGAAGTGCTAcatatatgaaaaaaaatgtgaGAGTGCACAACAAGAAAAGAGGAAGGGAGAAAGAATTCAAGAAAAATGGAGAGAAAGATCTAAACATCTGAATTGAGATTCTTGAAAACAAAAAAGTAAGACAGACTGAAAAAAACAACTTTACCCACATTAAACATTTATGAAAATTAAATTGAGGAAAAAACTAGAGTAAACAAAACACACCAGAAGAATCAACTAAAGGAGAGCAAAACCACACAACACTTCAGAGCTTTACAGACCTGTTAGTGAGGCCATGATTGCAGTTTGCACTCATCCAACTCAGGAAAATGAAGACAACACGACCTTACAGAACTAGGGTCTGCTCTTGATCTTGCAGTGTGTGTAAATTTGTGGCATCTTATACTCTCAGTCAATTCACTTCCTTCCTGCCCCTTAGTTTCGATCTTCTCTCTAAAGCTTTAAAGTCTGCTGATGGTGACATGACGAACCATCTTTCTAGAACTGTTAACCCTGAAAGTCATTTATACACAAACACGGTGGAGTTTGTTTTGGCTCTATCCCAGACTGATATGTTTACACATTTTCCCAGTTTCTTTCAAGCATAAAGacattcacaaataaaacaccatAACAACGTGCTTACCATGAAAAGCTGTGCAGTTTAGTGTGTATTTAGAGGCCTGACCAGGTTTTTCCTTCTCTGCCAAACTTACTGGCCTTGCGTTGTCTCTTTAACCCTCTTCGCTCATCACACTCAAAGTCACATCAGCTCTTGAATGCGAGGCCCGCTATTGGGCACAGGGGTTGCAGTCGTGCCAGCTGTGTGGATGCCAACCCCTTGTAAACCAAAACTCTCAAGTTCTCTCTTAATCAAATGCCTTTATTGCTTGAAGGAACAAATCAACCGAAAATGAAAATGCAGAtaacatttactcaccttcatgttgttccacacTTTTTTgcgtgaattatccctttaaaacatttttataagttttgttttttaccccATTTTTTCCTATTAGTTTTGTATCATGATATCTACTAAGAACATTAAGAACAATGTGCGGAGCCAAGAGGAGTGAGTGACgacagtggaagacgagagagaggaccaggcctggacttcatgttgttttgttttagttaaaGCGGGAGTCATTCCGTGAGCAGCTGttgtttaagtttattttgtgattaaaattTTACGTCGAACGTTTGCCAGTTTCCACCTTTGCTACAAACATACAcataatgttatttatttccataaAGTTCTTTTTCAATATGTCACTGATTTCACTCACTTAAACCATTCTCATTTAGCAGACAACAACAAGTACGAGTCCCAAACTCAGGGTAAGAATCTAAAAGTTGTATTcagttcaaaggtttggggtcggtaagattttttttgtacattgtAAAAGAAATCTCTttaaggttgcatttatttgaccaaaactacagtaaaaaaaacctaatattatgaaatactaTTACAatagtattttaatatttattttaaaatataatttgttcaTGTGACAGcagagctgaattttcagcatcattcctccagtctttagtgtcacatgatcctccagatatcattcaaatatgctgattaatgctcaagaaacatttcttattatggtcaatgttgaaacagtttgatgtttttgtagaaacttttgatacatttttttcaggattctttgatttatagaaataaaaaaaaataaaaaaaaacattcatttgaaattgaaataGAAACTTTTGAGACACATttattttcaggattctttgattcatagaaagtaaaaaaaacaacattattttgaaatagaaattatacaatgtaaaacattttacagtcacttttgatccattgaatgcatccttgctcaATGAAAGTATGTtaagtgatgtttttattaacaacatTTCGGCAGGAGCAcgtgcagataattaaacctcactcaaatatttaaacctaattaaacacgaGTGGAGCACATCAAGCTAATTAATGATAAgaggtgtgtatatatacagcagatttaccttctttcgttgatcattttcattttagcatgCCTCCATcaccccatctcctcacttgATTCTAACAAACTCTTATTAGATGTCAACACAAGCTATAATACGCTTCAGTCTAGTATACACCGAGTATCTC
This DNA window, taken from Pseudorasbora parva isolate DD20220531a chromosome 7, ASM2467924v1, whole genome shotgun sequence, encodes the following:
- the LOC137082755 gene encoding polycomb protein SCMH1-like isoform X3; this encodes MKKPVPQKGHFSWEKYLKETGAVAAPSHCFRQSTAPPVNEFKAGMKLEAQDPRNTTSTCIATVVGLTGSRLRLRLDGSDNKNDFWRLVDSAEIQPIGNCEKNGGMLQPPLGFRLNASSWPMFLLKTLNGAEMAPARIFHKQEPPAPEQNCFEVGMKLEAVDRKNPHFICPATVGALRGVEVLVTFDGWRGAFDYYCRYDSRDIFPVGWCTLTGDNLQPPGTKAVGLPKMLGALGALPDGGIEGTGMTPTPGRPPPQKKRKPGRKKTKLSGPWGQKGTPGSEKELESIKIPKKRGPKPGSKLSWAKRTAWLEGAIGGPGRPISKPRGKLPASWAQKVQQIPTEPIKIPKKRGPKPGSKRKPRLVPNPMPTSPSSSTPEPDTSSVPLDNATIPNAALQAPTVCVYLNKYGKVGPHLDARRIQSLPDHFGPGRASSVLQQCVQACVDSAHNQSIVFSCLKPGHGGELISAYFEQQHHTLTLPAVNSVTYVLRFLEKLCHNLHCDPLFGNQPVPLGGVHYDSRTYTERRNFTESPGPGRDIKRFLQHDAYHSNPVPHKITKNHRISSEEPFLIENGVNSSEVLGKTHLSPVHGLSVRPLSQNSSSPGKLHRLGSTGSERFLSSRESPRSSGQDPNLWTVDDVMQFIRDIDPQLGPHADLFRKHEIDGKALLLLRSDVMMKYMGLKLGPALKLTFHIDRLKQGR
- the LOC137082755 gene encoding polycomb protein SCMH1-like isoform X1, with the protein product MKKPVPQKAIEWKDGRRIKHARSGRPSRVPSQYQGHFSWEKYLKETGAVAAPSHCFRQSTAPPVNEFKAGMKLEAQDPRNTTSTCIATVVGLTGSRLRLRLDGSDNKNDFWRLVDSAEIQPIGNCEKNGGMLQPPLGFRLNASSWPMFLLKTLNGAEMAPARIFHKQEPPAPEQNCFEVGMKLEAVDRKNPHFICPATVGALRGVEVLVTFDGWRGAFDYYCRYDSRDIFPVGWCTLTGDNLQPPGTKAVGLPKMLGALGALPDGGIEGTGMTPTPGRPPPQKKRKPGRKKTKLSGPWGQKGTPGSEKELESIKIPKKRGPKPGSKLSWAKRTAWLEGAIGGPGRPISKPRGKLPASWAQKVQQIPTEPIKIPKKRGPKPGSKRKPRLVPNPMPTSPSSSTPEPDTSSVPLDNATIPNAALQAPTVCVYLNKYGKVGPHLDARRIQSLPDHFGPGRASSVLQQCVQACVDSAHNQSIVFSCLKPGHGGELISAYFEQQHHTLTLPAVNSVTYVLRFLEKLCHNLHCDPLFGNQPVPLGGVHYDSRTYTERRNFTESPGPGRDIKRFLQHDAYHSNPVPHKITKNHRISSEEPFLIENGVNSSEVLGKTHLSPVHGLSVRPLSQNSSSPGKLHRLGSTGSERFLSSRESPRSSGQDPNLWTVDDVMQFIRDIDPQLGPHADLFRKHEIDGKALLLLRSDVMMKYMGLKLGPALKLTFHIDRLKQGR
- the LOC137082755 gene encoding polycomb protein SCMH1-like isoform X2; amino-acid sequence: MKKPVPQKAIEWKDGRRIKHARSGRPSRVPSQYQGHFSWEKYLKETGAVAAPSHCFRQSTAPPVNEFKAGMKLEAQDPRNTTSTCIATVVGLTGSRLRLRLDGSDNKNDFWRLVDSAEIQPIGNCEKNGGMLQPPLGFRLNASSWPMFLLKTLNGAEMAPARIFHKQEPPAPEQNCFEVGMKLEAVDRKNPHFICPATVGALRGVEVLVTFDGWRGAFDYYCRYDSRDIFPVGWCTLTGDNLQPPGTKVGLPKMLGALGALPDGGIEGTGMTPTPGRPPPQKKRKPGRKKTKLSGPWGQKGTPGSEKELESIKIPKKRGPKPGSKLSWAKRTAWLEGAIGGPGRPISKPRGKLPASWAQKVQQIPTEPIKIPKKRGPKPGSKRKPRLVPNPMPTSPSSSTPEPDTSSVPLDNATIPNAALQAPTVCVYLNKYGKVGPHLDARRIQSLPDHFGPGRASSVLQQCVQACVDSAHNQSIVFSCLKPGHGGELISAYFEQQHHTLTLPAVNSVTYVLRFLEKLCHNLHCDPLFGNQPVPLGGVHYDSRTYTERRNFTESPGPGRDIKRFLQHDAYHSNPVPHKITKNHRISSEEPFLIENGVNSSEVLGKTHLSPVHGLSVRPLSQNSSSPGKLHRLGSTGSERFLSSRESPRSSGQDPNLWTVDDVMQFIRDIDPQLGPHADLFRKHEIDGKALLLLRSDVMMKYMGLKLGPALKLTFHIDRLKQGR